The Mesomycoplasma ovipneumoniae genome window below encodes:
- a CDS encoding DUF3137 domain-containing protein, producing the protein MKIISDYFKFEDYKNKAKEEFLPKLDEIIKKKNSSSLQKIAVLQKESKKLIIIFSISLFLTFIIVLAISLAEAYIHLIFAIIPGILTFFSTFHLWKKKSEIWSITNEISRDVLVNFRPEDAYKTAFSILDKGMDYLGFNDQPSNKFQISENEIINFTPAGTKGSSDAWISGVRPLKKLFIDKKFHVSFTNVHWEWEEEIEDEEGEVKTVIRNSYTGFLKINTSILGEKTFNFKLLNAGGWAFQGDKVKLENKLFNKVFRPASNDQLKIRKMYTPLAMELSLKRYFDRNGVKLSDISIQSFQNSIYFTYSCNWNFMYLDFPTSIKNPDHFINRIFNDFLTDTYSLYYLLSLIYATLYLE; encoded by the coding sequence ATGAAAATAATAAGTGATTATTTTAAATTTGAAGACTATAAAAACAAGGCAAAAGAGGAATTTCTTCCCAAATTAGATGAAATTATCAAGAAAAAAAATTCAAGCTCACTTCAAAAAATTGCTGTATTGCAAAAAGAGTCAAAAAAACTTATCATTATTTTTTCAATTTCATTATTTTTAACTTTTATTATTGTTCTTGCTATTTCCTTGGCCGAAGCATATATTCACTTAATTTTTGCAATTATTCCGGGAATACTTACTTTTTTTTCTACTTTTCACCTTTGAAAGAAAAAAAGTGAAATTTGGTCAATCACAAATGAAATTTCAAGAGACGTTCTAGTTAATTTTAGACCAGAAGATGCTTATAAAACTGCCTTTTCAATTTTAGATAAAGGAATGGATTATTTAGGTTTTAATGACCAACCAAGCAACAAATTTCAAATTTCAGAAAACGAAATTATAAATTTTACTCCTGCAGGAACCAAAGGCTCATCAGATGCTTGAATTAGCGGAGTTAGACCTTTAAAAAAATTATTCATTGATAAAAAATTCCATGTTTCATTTACAAATGTCCACTGAGAATGAGAAGAAGAAATAGAAGACGAAGAAGGAGAAGTTAAAACTGTGATAAGAAACAGTTATACTGGATTTTTAAAAATTAATACTTCAATTTTAGGCGAAAAGACATTTAATTTTAAACTTTTAAATGCAGGCGGATGAGCTTTTCAAGGAGACAAAGTCAAACTTGAAAATAAATTATTTAACAAGGTTTTTAGACCAGCATCAAATGATCAATTGAAAATTAGAAAAATGTATACACCTCTTGCAATGGAGCTTTCACTAAAAAGATATTTTGACCGTAATGGTGTTAAACTTTCTGATATTTCCATTCAATCTTTTCAAAATTCTATCTATTTTACTTACAGTTGTAACTGAAATTTTATGTATCTTGATTTTCCAACATCAATAAAAAACCCTGATCATTTTATTAATCGCATTTTCAACGATTTTTTGACTGACACTTACAGTTTGTATTATC